A region from the Triplophysa rosa linkage group LG4, Trosa_1v2, whole genome shotgun sequence genome encodes:
- the LOC130553119 gene encoding transcription factor Sp9 isoform X1 translates to MLNNMDLNSQDSFYSQFENCNSSAIGMETHGSKDSQDAFVDSGRTAPAQFAQAGAPITPKTEPTSTDQYNSCHGPKQSYATSLAYSGSFYVETSQGTPCSTETLLNMITEIVGISTTPVSDARQCADGTMIGTPSTVATGSSSFGDEAVQRQASTCSIGSVTPPLYSPGQAGHSYPDSQTTTQAQDSAASHLNFCSTAQASTHDAEPQSESATFPVVIKNEFESSCYEWGTFNKSDNYLDAGFQSEAFAMSNSFSTDQQVDVKELLDSYSPMCPNPEIEFKVEGTLKQEQCFGDTCTQGFNTTMFNYSAPVMDIQSNSLLKPTVFPNIELQSSCDTTYSTSTIDSVLYSSLLPESFSQTYTRAQKPNRARKSPASSTGPAKEKPFSCPMETCDRRFSRSDELNRHIRIHTGHKPFQCRICLRSFSRSDHLTTHTRTHTGEKPFSCDVCGKRFARSDERKRHGRVHLKQKEKMELKPQVVNSWPFTLPEAI, encoded by the exons ATGCTTAACAACATGGATTTAAACTCTCAAGATTCTTTCTACTCTCAGTTTGAAAACTGTAACAGTTCTGCTATCGGCATGGAAACTCACGGCTCGAAAGACAGCCAGGATGCCTTCGTGgactctggaaggacagcacctGCCCAGTTTGCACAGG CAGGTGCACCTATTACCCCCAAAACAGAGCCCACCAGTACAGACCAGTACAACTCTTGTCACGGCCCTAAACAAAGCTACGCAACCTCCTTGGCTTACTCAGGCAGTTTCTACGTGGAAACATCCCAAGGAACGCCGTGCAGCACGGAAACATTGCTCAACATGATCACCGAAATCGTTGGCATTTCAACAACCCCCGTGTCGGACGCCCGTCAGTGCGCGGACGGTACGATGATTGGCACTCCTTCCACTGTGGCCACTGGCAGTAGTAGTTTTGGCGACGAGGCGGTCCAGAGGCAGGCCTCCACGTGCTCGATCGGCAGCGTCACCCCGCCGCTGTATTCCCCGGGACAGGCAGGCCACAGCTACCCGGACTCCCAGACCACCACGCAGGCCCAGGACTCTGCTGCATCGCACCTGAACTTTTGCTCTACCGCGCAGGCTTCGACCCATGACGCGGAGCCGCAGTCAGAAAGCGCCACGTTCCCTGTGGTGATCAAAAATGAATTCGAGAGCAGCTGTTATGAGTGGGGAACTTTTAATAAGTCTGATAACTACCTGGATGCTGGCTTTCAGTCAGAGGCGTTCGCAATGTCTAATAGTTTTTCAACCGATCAACAGGTGGACGTGAAAGAGCTTTTGGACTCCTACTCTCCCATGTGCCCAAATCCAGAGATTGAATTCAAAGTGGAAGGCACCCTTAAACAGGAGCAGTGCTTTGGAGATACTTGCACACAAGGTTTTAACACCACCATGTTTAACTACTCCGCTCCAGTGATGGATATCCAATCCAACAGTCTTTTGAAACCCACCGTATTTCCAAATATTGAACTTCAGTCTAGCTGCGACACAACCTATTCGACCTCAACGATAGACTCCGTCTTGTATTCCTCTTTATTACCAGAGTCCTTTAGTCAAACTTACACACGGGCTCAGAAACCTAATCGAGCGAGAAAGAGCCCTGCCTCATCCACCGGGCCCGCGAAGGAGAAACCCTTCTCGTGTCCCATGGAGACCTGCGACCGTCGTTTCTCTCGATCGGATGAGCTCAACAGGCACATCCGTATCCACACGGGACACAAACCTTTCCAGTGCCGCATCTGTTTGCGAAGCTTCAGCAGAAGTGACCATCTGACCACGCACACTCGCACTCACACGGGTGAAAAACCTTTTTCTTGTGACGTATGCGGCAAACGCTTTGCCAGGAGCGACGAGAGAAAACGGCACGGCCGCGTGCACCTCAAACAGAAAGAAAAGATGGAGTTGAAGCCACAAGTAGTTAATTCATGGCCGTTTACTTTGCCCGAAGCCATTTGA
- the LOC130553119 gene encoding transcription factor Sp9 isoform X2, with the protein MLNNMDLNSQDSFYSQFENCNSSAIGMETHGSKDSQDAFVDSGRTAPAQFAQGAPITPKTEPTSTDQYNSCHGPKQSYATSLAYSGSFYVETSQGTPCSTETLLNMITEIVGISTTPVSDARQCADGTMIGTPSTVATGSSSFGDEAVQRQASTCSIGSVTPPLYSPGQAGHSYPDSQTTTQAQDSAASHLNFCSTAQASTHDAEPQSESATFPVVIKNEFESSCYEWGTFNKSDNYLDAGFQSEAFAMSNSFSTDQQVDVKELLDSYSPMCPNPEIEFKVEGTLKQEQCFGDTCTQGFNTTMFNYSAPVMDIQSNSLLKPTVFPNIELQSSCDTTYSTSTIDSVLYSSLLPESFSQTYTRAQKPNRARKSPASSTGPAKEKPFSCPMETCDRRFSRSDELNRHIRIHTGHKPFQCRICLRSFSRSDHLTTHTRTHTGEKPFSCDVCGKRFARSDERKRHGRVHLKQKEKMELKPQVVNSWPFTLPEAI; encoded by the exons ATGCTTAACAACATGGATTTAAACTCTCAAGATTCTTTCTACTCTCAGTTTGAAAACTGTAACAGTTCTGCTATCGGCATGGAAACTCACGGCTCGAAAGACAGCCAGGATGCCTTCGTGgactctggaaggacagcacctGCCCAGTTTGCACAGG GTGCACCTATTACCCCCAAAACAGAGCCCACCAGTACAGACCAGTACAACTCTTGTCACGGCCCTAAACAAAGCTACGCAACCTCCTTGGCTTACTCAGGCAGTTTCTACGTGGAAACATCCCAAGGAACGCCGTGCAGCACGGAAACATTGCTCAACATGATCACCGAAATCGTTGGCATTTCAACAACCCCCGTGTCGGACGCCCGTCAGTGCGCGGACGGTACGATGATTGGCACTCCTTCCACTGTGGCCACTGGCAGTAGTAGTTTTGGCGACGAGGCGGTCCAGAGGCAGGCCTCCACGTGCTCGATCGGCAGCGTCACCCCGCCGCTGTATTCCCCGGGACAGGCAGGCCACAGCTACCCGGACTCCCAGACCACCACGCAGGCCCAGGACTCTGCTGCATCGCACCTGAACTTTTGCTCTACCGCGCAGGCTTCGACCCATGACGCGGAGCCGCAGTCAGAAAGCGCCACGTTCCCTGTGGTGATCAAAAATGAATTCGAGAGCAGCTGTTATGAGTGGGGAACTTTTAATAAGTCTGATAACTACCTGGATGCTGGCTTTCAGTCAGAGGCGTTCGCAATGTCTAATAGTTTTTCAACCGATCAACAGGTGGACGTGAAAGAGCTTTTGGACTCCTACTCTCCCATGTGCCCAAATCCAGAGATTGAATTCAAAGTGGAAGGCACCCTTAAACAGGAGCAGTGCTTTGGAGATACTTGCACACAAGGTTTTAACACCACCATGTTTAACTACTCCGCTCCAGTGATGGATATCCAATCCAACAGTCTTTTGAAACCCACCGTATTTCCAAATATTGAACTTCAGTCTAGCTGCGACACAACCTATTCGACCTCAACGATAGACTCCGTCTTGTATTCCTCTTTATTACCAGAGTCCTTTAGTCAAACTTACACACGGGCTCAGAAACCTAATCGAGCGAGAAAGAGCCCTGCCTCATCCACCGGGCCCGCGAAGGAGAAACCCTTCTCGTGTCCCATGGAGACCTGCGACCGTCGTTTCTCTCGATCGGATGAGCTCAACAGGCACATCCGTATCCACACGGGACACAAACCTTTCCAGTGCCGCATCTGTTTGCGAAGCTTCAGCAGAAGTGACCATCTGACCACGCACACTCGCACTCACACGGGTGAAAAACCTTTTTCTTGTGACGTATGCGGCAAACGCTTTGCCAGGAGCGACGAGAGAAAACGGCACGGCCGCGTGCACCTCAAACAGAAAGAAAAGATGGAGTTGAAGCCACAAGTAGTTAATTCATGGCCGTTTACTTTGCCCGAAGCCATTTGA
- the mogs gene encoding mannosyl-oligosaccharide glucosidase, whose protein sequence is MAKRRKRVLTGDGVPSPREEKAPAPPRREKKKKTDIGKVFINISIGLCIFSLIWFFYALYMRSALARRVVTLHPSPRVLNATSSSPAVSPDQFWGSYRPHVYFGMKTRSPRSVVTGLMWMRQFADVDGNLRHTCEQGDRLQGYGWLMHDGVSFGVQEIHDRDFTLTTEFVKRMGGDHGGDWTWRITAKQHSSAAMAPVISLMFYAATDVQGSLQAHVEEKNVLSSVTGTSEELGNFKITFGKPTAGEGATGKYAKYNYLQTRSPGLDKLTDIAKNSLNHKFIFSPPKGEKRSYFAVDSHKVMTHHNQQQDPKIEGDFVVHQVTVQTPFQIEVLFESGSFHDRPNQLVGSVLTDELERRKVAFNEKFEGTFGLQAKEFTSSQIKFAKAALSNMLGGMGYFYGQSVVQSVYNEHPLLYPESPLFTAVPSRSFFPRGFLWDEGFHQLLLSKWDPPLSLEVIAHWLDLINVEGWIPREQILDDEARSKVPSEFIVQHNENANPPTLFLVLQKLVDQLETDPDRLSSHLPVLRRLYPRLQTWFEWFNTTQAGPMANSYRWRGRDKDTNLFLNPKTLTSGLDDYPRASHPSSDERHVDLYCWMALASGIMANVARILGEPHKVYENTHLTLSNNELLNELHWSDNLRVFSDYGNHTQAVSLQQEKVYVPPGQPRHQFPVTRLVRSVRRAPKLQYVNALGYVSLFPFLLHILTPDSPKLEHILRDIQDPEHLWTPYGLRSLSRTDPLYMKRNTEHDAPYWRGPIWININYLAVRALHHYGSIEGPYKEKAAAIYQELRTNLIKNVYKQYLETGYIWEQYSDSTGRGQGSHPFTGWSALTVLIMAEKY, encoded by the exons ATGGCTAAGCGGCGTAAGAGGGTATTGACAGGTGATGGAGTGCCTAGTCCAAGAGAAGAAAAAGCACCTGCTCCACCAcgcagagaaaagaaaaagaaaactgaCATCGGAAAGGTGTTCATCAATATATCCATCGGTTTGTGCATCTTCAGCCTCATCTGGTTTTTCTATGCTCTTTATATGCGTTCAGCCTTGGCCAGGAGGGTCGTAACCTTGCACCCATCTCCACGGGTTCTGAATGCTACTAGCTCAAGTCCTGCTGTGTCTCCAGATCAATTTTGGGGTTCCTACCGCCCCCATGTGTACTTTGGAATGAAAACAAGAAGTCCCAGATCTGTTGTAACAG gttTAATGTGGATGCGTCAGTTTGCTGATGTTGATGGAAATTTGAGACACACTTGTGAGCAAGGGGACCGTTTGCAGGGCTACGGATGGCTGATGCATGATGGCGTCTCTTTTGGAGTCCAGGAGATTCATGACCGCGATTTCACCCTCACTACAGAGTTTGTGAAGCGTATGGGTGGGGATCACGGCGGTGACTGGACATGGAGAATTACTGCAAAGCAACAT AGCTCTGCTGCCATGGCTCCAGTGATCTCACTGATGTTCTACGCTGCCACAGACGTTCAAGGTTCCTTGCAAGCTCACGTGGAAGAGAAAAATGTCTTGAGTTCTGTTACAGGAACATCTGAAGAGCTGGGCAACTTCAAGATCACTTTTGGAAAACCCACTGCAGGGGAAGGTGCTACTGGCAAATATGCTAA ATATAATTACCTGCAGACCAGGAGCCCTGGCCTGGATAAGCTAACGGATATAGCGAAGAACAGCCTAAACCACAAGTTCATTTTCAGTCCTCCCAAAGGTGAAAAAAGATCTTATTTCGCTGTGGATTCTCACAAAGTCATGACCCATCACAATCAGCAGCAAGATCCCAAGATAGAGGGCGACTTTGTGGTGCATCAGGTGACCGTTCAGACACCTTTCCAAATTGAAGTTTTGTTTGAATCCGGAAGCTTCCACGACCGGCCGAATCAGCTCGTGGGCTCTGTTCTCACAGACGAGCTGGAGAGGCGTAAGGTGGCATTCAATGAGAAATTCGAGGGTACCTTTGGCCTCCAAGCAAAAGAGTTCACATCATCGCAGATCAAATTCGCCAAGGCAGCTTTGAGCAACATGCTTGGTGGTATGGGATATTTCTACGGCCAATCGGTCGTACAGTCGGTTTACAACGAGCATCCCTTGCTTTATCCCGAAAGCCCACTTTTCACGGCGGTTCCATCTCGCTCTTTCTTTCCAAGGGGCTTTCTCTGGGACGAAGGGTTTCACCAGCTTCTTCTGAGCAAATGGGACCCTCCGTTATCACTGGAGGTCATAGCACACTGGCTTGATCTCATCAACGTCGAAGGCTGGATCCCACGTGAGCAGATCTTGGACGACGAGGCACGCAGCAAAGTACCATCCGAGTTTATAGTGCAGCACAATGAAAATGCCAACCCACCCACGCTGTTCCTGGTTCTGCAAAAGCTGGTGGACCAACTGGAGACCGACCCTGATAGGCTGTCCTCTCACCTTCCTGTATTGAGAAGGCTTTACCCAAGACTGCAGACGTGGTTCGAGTGGTTTAACACCACGCAAGCCGGACCCATGGCTAATTCCTACCGTTGGCGAGGTCGGGACAAAGACACCAATCTTTTTCTAAATCCCAAGACCCTGACGTCCGGTCTGGATGACTACCCACGGGCCTCCCACCCCTCATCTGATGAGAGGCACGTGGACTTGTATTGCTGGATGGCCTTGGCCTCTGGGATTATGGCAAATGTGGCGAGAATACTTGGGGAGCCCCATAAGGTGTACGAGAACACCCATCTAACCCTCAGCAATAATGAGCTGTTAAATGAGCTGCACTGGTCCGATAATCTGCGGGTTTTTAGCGATTACGGCAACCACACCCAAGCTGTGTCACTTCAGCAGGAAAAGGTATATGTTCCCCCCGGACAACCACGGCACCAGTTTCCGGTTACCAGACTGGTTCGTTCAGTTCGCAGGGCTCCCAAACTGCAGTATGTGAATGCGTTAGGCTATGTTAGCCTTTTTCCTTTCTTGCTACATATTCTGACACCGGACTCTCCTAAACTGGAGCATATTTTACGAGACATTCAAGATCCAGAACACCTTTGGACGCCCTATGGTCTGCGTTCGCTCTCGCGTACAGATCCTCTCTACATGAAGAGGAACACGGAACATGACGCCCCCTACTGGCGAGGTCCCATTTGGATCAACATCAACTACCTGGCTGTTAGAGCACTGCATCACTATGGCAGCATTGAAGGGCCATACAAGGAGAAAGCAGCTGCCATCTATCAAGAGCTCAGGACTAACCTAATCAAAAATGTTTACAAGCAGTATCTGGAAACTGGATACATATGGGAACAATACAGCGATAGCACTGGAAGGGGACAAGGTAGCCACCCCTTTACAGGCTGGTCAGCTCTGACTGTACTAATAATGGCCGAAAAATACTGA
- the si:dkey-56e3.3 gene encoding zinc finger protein 397 — protein sequence MANVLTFQTQIASVMEVLANAAVAEICRLVEDSYNELQLEISQSRKENNLLKNKLKMIEIRESFYRRAHKLRNVSTDYTKTTDKVSERIVRVTVGSLNNERSNRSVEVSLQPEILHLHQSEGDEEPDVLIIKEERPDNINGEDSEREANPTENQKDDTQYGNAGIFVSVNRDNTNSVQHCHQQTNGIQPDLLKNENPKEMIATDTHMLGGEPRMERRPEGEAESNLHLVTSYASWDSSTFGIATNNHSYTESDCNAGPSVNQFLIYRGSADPTCSYATQIDSNDLPDHEVEHHVMPNNGASGLEKVVISPSPFSLSFKLPDSARMQRKDKFLCKHCGKAFSQPSTLLRHQKLHTRERLHSCTLCGKRFSQASSLKRHHSIHRGEKPFRCLHCGKHFSDQSNLKKHVNVHTGEKPYGCNQCGKMFNQSSNLKTHMKIHTREKPFTCERCGRMFAYKYILVKHQQRNCLSQLSPD from the exons ATGGCCAATGTTTTAACGTTTCAAACACAAATAGCGTCCGTTATGGAAGTGCTCGCAAACGCCGCTGTAGCAGAAATCTGCCGACTTGTTGAGGACAGCTACAATGAGTTACAGCTTGAAATATCACAAAGCCGCAAGGAAAATAACCtccttaaaaataaattaaaaatgatagaaattcGAGAATCATTTTATCGCAGAGCCCACAAACTGAGGAACGTGTCGACTGACTATACCAAAACAACCGACAAAGTATCAG agaggatagtaagagttacAGTGGGCTCGCTGAATAATGAGAGGTCAAACCGTTCCGTGGAGGTCTCGCTTCAACCCGAAATACTTCACCTTCATCAG TCCGAAGGGGATGAGGAGCCAGATGTTCTCATCATCAAAGAGGAAAGACCTGACAACATAAATGGTGAAGATTCGGAAAGAGAGGCAAACCCTACTGAAAACC AAAAAGACGACACCCAGTATGGAAATGCAGGGATTTTTGTATCAGTCAATAGAGATAACACTAATAGTGTCCAACACTGCCATCAACAG ACTAATGGAATTCAACCCGATCTCCTGAAGAATGAAAACCCTAAGGAGATGATTGCTACAGACACGCATATGCTTGGCG GTGAACCCAGAATGGAGAGACGTCCTGAGGGAGAGGCAGAGTCTAACCTGCATTTGGTCACCTCCTATGCCTCATGGGATTCCAGTACATTTGGCATAGCCACAAACAATCACTCATACACCGAGTCTGACTGTAACGCGGGACCTTCTGTAAATCAGTTTCTGATATACAGAGGGAGTGCAGATCCGACATGCTCCTATGCAACTCAGATAGACTCTAATGACTTGCCTGACCATGAGGTGGAGCATCATGTAATGCCCAACAATGGAGCTTCTGGACTTGAGAAAGTGGTAATTTCTCCATCTCCATTTTCCCTTTCTTTCAAACTGCCGGACAGCGCTCGGATGCAAAGGAAAGACAAGTTTTTGTGTAAACATTGCGGGAAAGCTTTCTCTCAACCCAGTACTCTGCTTCGGCACCAGAAGCTCCATACGAGGGAGAGGCTTCACAGCTGTACACTCTGTGGTAAACGATTTAGTCAGGCATCCAGTCTCAAAAGACACCACAGCATTCATAGGGGAGAGAAACCATTCAGATGCCTGCACTGTGGCAAGCATTTCTCTGACCAAAGTAACCTCAAAAAGCATGTGAATGTTCATACAGGCGAGAAGCCCTATGGTTGTAACCAGTGCGGGAAAATGTTCAACCAGTCATCTAACCTTAAAACGCACATGAAGATCCACACACGTGAAAAGCCTTTCACGTGCGAACGGTGTGGAAGGATGTTTGCATATAAGTACATCCTGGTAAAGCACCAACAGAGAAACTGTTTGTCTCAGTTAAGTCCTGATTGA